Proteins encoded together in one Quercus lobata isolate SW786 chromosome 3, ValleyOak3.0 Primary Assembly, whole genome shotgun sequence window:
- the LOC115981430 gene encoding uncharacterized protein LOC115981430: MVNQENVKSNSLCSSGPSILNRDKSMQVHPEVQKAIEKAKVKFLPAEEAISFIPGTKTRQVNHSNWGTPSVSVSKRTIAGAQNVTSKCHPLTKNTHFGSTAKRLKTIGLEDRPGKPVASAVNGGTLSTGAAPSNLEIQERNSPMIMSNYWKYPPNGPSLEIVWKGCFEVLDFALNAGFYEGFLAHPPVKVSRKAYEFSKQIAGVLQFKLHPRCDIWPENFWTNFPDGNDIALYFYPGKFERSRKKYSSLLKFIEQNDMALKSLMGRVELLVFPSSLLHKNSQKLDGSFFMWGVFRCSNRNTIT; the protein is encoded by the exons ATGGTCAATCAAGAAAATGTCAAATCTAATTCTCTATGTTCTTCAGGACCTAGCATATTGAACAGAGACAAAAGCATGCAAGTTCATCCTGAAGTGCAAAAAGCCATTGAAAAGGCAAAAGTAAAGTTTCTTCCAGCTGAAGAAGCCATCAGTTTTATACCTGGCACCAAAACAAGACAGGTTAACCACAGTAATTGGGGTACTCCATCTGTTTCTGTATCCAAGAGGACTATTGCTGGGGCTCAGAATGTCACTTCTAAGTGTCACCCGCtgacaaaaaatacacattttggTTCTACTGCTAAACGGCTAAAAACCATTGGACTGGAAGATAGACCTGGAAAACCAGTTGCTTCTGCTGTAAATG GTGGTACCCTTTCCACAGGTGCTGCTCCCAGTAATCTTGAGATTCAAGAAAGAAATTCACCAATGATTATGTCAAACTATTGGAAATATCCTCCAAATGGACCTTCTTTAGAAATTGTTTGGAA GGGCTGCTTTGAGGTTCTTGATTTTGCCCTCAATGCTGGATTTTATGAGGGATTTTTGGCTCATCCTCCAGTAAAAGTTTCTCGTAAAGCTTATGAATTTTCAAAACAGATTGCTGGAGTTCTGCAGTTTAAATTGCACCCTCGTTGTGATATATGGCCAGAGAATTTCTGGACCAATTTTCCTGATGGGAATGATATAGCTTTGTACTTTTACCCTGGAAAATTTGAAAG GTCGAGAAAGAAATACTCTTCCCTTTTGAAGTTCATAGAACAGAATGATATGGCACTGAAGAGTCTCATGGGACGTGTGGAGTTACTTGTTTTTCCATCTAGCTTGTTGCACAAAAATTCCCAAA AACTAGATGGCAGTTTCTTCATGTGGGGTGTTTTTCGCTGTTCAAATCGCAACACCATTACTTGA
- the LOC115979168 gene encoding NAC domain containing protein 50-like, whose product MADREETERDTHSSSSDHRETQRKTQTRSSMAITVPVASKKKKKKIEDMVMENELPVGFRFNPTDDELVTHFLRNRNLGKPTPFNAVKECDLYGKKEPWEIWDMFSAVDGSRVVRELYFFTKLKTYNNGRRIDRRVGSGSGTWKKEHQLKTPGLVGVEKSRFTYENNDDKSSKLPSSSSSSGRNGKWNLIEYKDLNPPNQDSNEYVVCRLSYSGKWRNNH is encoded by the exons ATGGCTGACAGagaagagacagagagagacacTCATTCTTCATCATCAGATCATAGAGAGACACAGAGAAAGACTCAAACACGTTCATCAATGGCTATTACTGTGCCTGTGGCcagcaagaagaagaagaagaagatcgaGGACATGGTAATGGAGAACGAACTCCCAGTAGGTTTCAGGTTCAACCCCACGGACGACGAGCTTGTCACTCACTTCCTCCGCAACAGGAATCTCGGAAAACCAACCCCTTTCAACGCTGTCAAGGAGTGTGACTTGTACGGCAAGAAAGAGCCTTGGGAAATCTGGGACATGTTTTCTGCCGTGGATGGATCACGCGTTGTTAGAGAACTGTATTTCTTCACGAAGCTCAAGACCTATAACAATGGCAGACGCATTGACCGAAGGGTGGGTTCGGGTTCGGGTACGTGGAAAAAGGAACATCAGTTGAAGACTCCGGGCCTAGTAGGGGTTGAGAAAAGTAGGTTTACCTATGAAAACAACGATGACAAGTCGTCGAAGTTGCCTTCTTCCTCGTCCTCGTCGGGACGAAATGGTAAATGGAATTTGATTGAGTACAAAGACTTGAACCCTCCAAATCAAGAT TCCAATGAGTATGTTGTTTGCCGACTGTCATATAGTGGAAAATGGAGGAATAACCATTGA